Proteins from one Rhinopithecus roxellana isolate Shanxi Qingling chromosome 20, ASM756505v1, whole genome shotgun sequence genomic window:
- the CLDN9 gene encoding claudin-9 yields the protein MASTGLELLGMTLAVLGWLGTLVSCALPLWKVTAFIGNSIVVAQVVWEGLWMSCVVQSTGQMQCKVYDSLLALPQDLQAARALCVIALLLALLGLLVAITGAQCTTCVEDEGAKARIVLTAGVILLLAGILVLIPVCWTAHAIIQDFYNPLVAEALKRELGASLYLGWAAAALLMLGGGLLCCTCPPPQVERPRGPRLGYSIPSRSGASGLDKRDYV from the coding sequence ATGGCTTCGACTGGTTTAGAACTGCTGGGCATGACCCTGGCTGTGCTGGGCTGGCTGGGGACCCTGGTGTCCTGTGCCCTGCCCCTGTGGAAGGTGACCGCCTTCATCGGCAACAGCATCGTAGTGGCCCAGGTGGTGTGGGAGGGGCTGTGGATGTCCTGCGTGGTGCAGAGCACGGGCCAGATGCAGTGCAAGGTGTACGACTCGCTGCTGGCGCTGCCACAGGACCTACAGGCTGCACGTGCCCTCTGTGTCATCGCCCTCCTGCTGGCCCTGCTTGGCCTCCTGGTGGCCATCACAGGTGCCCAGTGTACCACATGTGTGGAGGATGAAGGTGCCAAGGCCCGTATCGTGCTCACCGCAGGAGTCATCCTCCTCCTCGCTGGCATCCTGGTGCTCATCCCTGTGTGCTGGACGGCGCACGCCATCATCCAGGACTTCTACAACCCCCTGGTGGCTGAGGCCCTCAAGCGGGAGCTGGGAGCCTCCCTCTACCTGGGCTGGGCGGCAGCGGCACTGCTTATGCTGGGCGGGGGGCTCCTCTGCTGCACGTGCCCCCCGCCCCAGGTCGAGCGGCCCCGTGGACCGAGGCTGGGCTACTCCATCCCCTCCCGCTCAGGCGCGTCTGGACTGGACAAGAGGGACTACGTGTGA
- the LOC104672322 gene encoding uncharacterized protein LOC104672322 isoform X1: protein MASSQGTSLQMAMDQEQKQVLTVASSYRKLVLVMGMVSWKPGSSPRPTHSQVSGSRGGGGRVGLRAPAWPLTPSFLLQGSLGPKVLGMVSQTQGTKCSGVGETTAQGLGGNDQSLLQGMGQKLWCTPKQELQSLKEMVGNEPSGSRAKSNRGQGIPVPVGKGAHASFPPHSAGRGAVELSLGHPSGLGGWLEAWISGWR from the exons ATGGCAAGTTCCCAG GGCACCAGCCTCCAAATGGCTATGGACCAGGAGCAGAAACAG GTTTTAACGGTGGCCTCGAGCTACAGAAAATTG GTGTTGGTAATGGGAATGGTGTCCTGGAAGCCAGGGTCTTCCCCGAGGCCCACCCACAGCCAGGTGTCTgggagcaggggtgggggtgggagagttGGGCTTAGAGCCCCAGCCTGGCCTCTGACACCCTCTTTCCTCCTCCAGGGTTCCCTGGGGCCAAAAGTTTTAGGAATGGTGAGTCAGACCCAGGGGACAAAGTGCAGTGGGGTTGGGGAGACAACAGCCCAGGGGCTAGGCGGGAATGACCAGAGTCTCTTGCAGGGGATGGGGCAGAAGCTCTGGTGTACCCCAAAGCAGGAACTCCAGTCCCTGAAGGAAATGGTAGGCAATGAGCCTTCAGGGAGCAGAGCCAAGTCCAACAGGGGCCAGGGGATCCCAGTTCCTGTGGGCAAGGGTGCCCATGCCAGCTTTCCTCCCCACAGTGCAGGCCGGGGTGCTGTGGAACTCTCGCTGGGCCACCCTTCAGGTCTGGGGGGCTGGCTTGAAGCCTGGATATCAGGCTGGAGGTGA
- the CLDN6 gene encoding claudin-6, producing MASAGMQILGVVLTLLGWVNGLVSCALPMWKVTAFIGNSIVVAQVVWEGLWMSCVVQSTGQMQCKVYDSLLALPQDLQAARALCVIALLVALFGLLVYLAGAKCTTCVEEKDSKARLVLTSGIVFVISGVLTLIPVCWTAHAIIRDFYNPLVAEAQKRELGASLYLGWAASGLLLLGGGLLCCTCPAGGSRGPSHYMARYSTSAPAISRGPSEYPTKNYV from the coding sequence ATGGCCTCTGCCGGAATGCAGATCCTAGGAGTCGTCCTGACACTGCTGGGTTGGGTGAATGGCCTGGTTTCCTGTGCCCTGCCCATGTGGAAAGTGACCGCTTTCATCGGCAACAGCATCGTGGTGGCCCAGGTGGTGTGGGAGGGCTTGTGGATGTCCTGCGTGGTGCAGAGCACCGGCCAGATGCAGTGCAAGGTGTACGACTCGCTTCTGGCACTGCCGCAGGACCTGCAGGCTGCACGTGCCCTCTGTGTCATTGCCCTCCTTGTGGCCCTGTTCGGCTTGCTGGTCTACCTTGCTGGGGCCAAGTGTACCACCTGTGTGGAGGAGAAGGATTCCAAGGCCCGCCTGGTGCTCACCTCTGGGATTGTCTTTGTCATCTCAGGGGTCCTGACGCTAATCCCCGTGTGCTGGACGGCGCATGCCATCATCCGGGACTTCTATAACCCCCTGGTGGCTGAGGCCCAAAAGCGGGAGCTGGGGGCCTCCCTCTACTTGGGCTGGGCAGCCTCAGGCCTTTTGTTGCTGGGTGGGGGGCTGCTGTGCTGCACTTGCCCCGCGGGGGGGTCCCGGGGCCCGAGCCATTACATGGCCCGCTACTCGACATCTGCCCCTGCCATCTCTCGAGGGCCCTCTGAGTACCCCACCAAGAATTACGTCTGA
- the LOC115895193 gene encoding vegetative cell wall protein gp1-like — protein sequence MGCLDECVGAIRGGFRELGPGPRSTHSPTEMEGSPEVKRGSNGQLGNGYGARRRASAIGRAGRSAARGHLQRYEVTAGGALGGLEVAAAAKLAARLPRSSSHPGLARARAHSRLGRARSTLPPTPLPAPSLPHPPLPGLPPGLSPGPSPPSTLALAELPPLPALPLRPEPLLPWGPSAYLALPELPPEACAPAPPPAALALQDLPRLPAPAPPAAHLPLPPLPEAAAAAAPGPVGARGLPPLLSEPPPRPLPPLPTRPSPFSLLAPPATRDTWPLPAFPSPPPLHFFLSPPF from the exons ATGGGATGCCTGGATGAGTGTGTTGGAGCCATTAGAGGTGGCTTCAGGGAACTGGGCCCTGGGCCCAGGTCTACCCACAGCCCCACAGAGATGGAAG GGAGCCCTGAGGTGAAGAGAGGCAGCAATGGCCAGCTGGGGAATGGCTACGGAG CGCGGCGGCGGGCATCTGCCATTGGCCGGGCCGGTCGGAGTGCGGCGCGTGGCCACCTCCAGAGGTACGAGGTCACGGCGGGCGGCGCGCTCGGGGGCCTTGAGGTCGCGGCCGCAGCCAAGCTGGCGGCACGGCTGCCCCGCTCCAGCTCGCACCCGGGGCTCGCCCGCGCCCGCGCCCACTCGCGACTGGGCCGGGCCCGCTCTACGCTGCCGCCAACCCCGCTACCCGCGCCGTCCCTGCCGCACCCGCCGTTGCCCGGCCTGCCGCCCGGCCTGAGCCCCGGGCCGTCGCCGCCCTCCACGCTCGCCCTGGCTGAGCTGCCGCCGCTGCCCGCGCTCCCGCTGCGGCCCGAGCCGCTGCTGCCCTGGGGCCCCAGCGCGTACCTGGCGCTACCCGAGCTCCCGCCCGAAGCCTGCGCacccgccccgccccccgccgcGCTCGCACTGCAGGACCTGCCGCGCCTACCTGCTCCCGCGCCACCGGCCGCGCACCTGCCGCTGCCTCCGCTGCCCgaggccgccgccgccgccgcccccgggCCCGTGGGCGCGCGCGGCCTCCCGCCCCTGCTCTCCGAGCCGCCCCCGCGGCCGCTACCTCCGCTGCCAACGCGACCCTCGCCTTTCAGCCTACTGGCGCCCCCCGCGACCCGCGACACGTGGCCGCTGCCCGCCTTCCCCTCGCCCCCGCCGCTGCATTTTTTCTTGTCGCCGCCCTTCTGA
- the LOC104672322 gene encoding uncharacterized protein LOC104672322 isoform X2: MASSQGTSLQMAMDQEQKQVLTVASSYRKLVLVMGMVSWKPGSSPRPTHSQGSLGPKVLGMVSQTQGTKCSGVGETTAQGLGGNDQSLLQGMGQKLWCTPKQELQSLKEMCRPGCCGTLAGPPFRSGGLA, translated from the exons ATGGCAAGTTCCCAG GGCACCAGCCTCCAAATGGCTATGGACCAGGAGCAGAAACAG GTTTTAACGGTGGCCTCGAGCTACAGAAAATTG GTGTTGGTAATGGGAATGGTGTCCTGGAAGCCAGGGTCTTCCCCGAGGCCCACCCACAGCCAG GGTTCCCTGGGGCCAAAAGTTTTAGGAATGGTGAGTCAGACCCAGGGGACAAAGTGCAGTGGGGTTGGGGAGACAACAGCCCAGGGGCTAGGCGGGAATGACCAGAGTCTCTTGCAGGGGATGGGGCAGAAGCTCTGGTGTACCCCAAAGCAGGAACTCCAGTCCCTGAAGGAAATG TGCAGGCCGGGGTGCTGTGGAACTCTCGCTGGGCCACCCTTCAGGTCTGGGGGGCTGGCTTGA